The Sulfurimonas sp. genome has a window encoding:
- the truB gene encoding tRNA pseudouridine(55) synthase TruB: MNRLFVAYKPSGIGSNLFLSKLKRKYKTKKAGFSGTLDPFAKGVLLIGIGSYTKLFRFLDKTPKVYRATLWLGAKSDSLDTEMIEEVDILKESDEADVLNVIKSLQGELEYEPPIFSAKRIEGQRAYDLARAGKEFTLNKIRSTIYETKLISYCHPFVTFEATVSEGTYIRSLGLIAANRLGVKYGSLSALERLNEGQFKYCDEKPLDIKKSLNIAQNFYHGESDNLKYGRVLALDDLEIKEDGYYWLDSGSFISIINVANKDVNYELGRIEC; encoded by the coding sequence ATGAATAGACTTTTTGTAGCATATAAACCTTCAGGCATAGGTTCAAACCTCTTTTTATCAAAGCTAAAAAGAAAATATAAAACTAAAAAAGCCGGCTTTTCTGGAACGCTTGACCCGTTTGCAAAGGGGGTGCTTCTTATAGGCATAGGGAGTTATACAAAACTGTTTCGTTTTTTGGATAAAACTCCAAAAGTTTATCGTGCAACTCTTTGGCTTGGTGCGAAAAGTGATAGTTTAGATACGGAAATGATAGAAGAAGTGGATATCTTAAAAGAGTCTGACGAAGCGGATGTTTTAAATGTTATAAAATCTTTGCAGGGCGAACTTGAGTATGAACCGCCTATCTTTAGCGCAAAACGCATAGAGGGGCAGAGAGCTTACGATTTGGCTCGTGCGGGCAAAGAGTTTACTCTAAACAAGATACGCTCGACTATATATGAGACAAAACTTATAAGCTACTGCCATCCGTTTGTAACATTTGAAGCAACCGTTTCAGAGGGGACATATATTCGTTCCTTGGGGTTGATAGCAGCAAACAGGCTTGGGGTGAAATATGGAAGTCTTAGTGCGCTAGAGAGGCTTAATGAGGGTCAGTTTAAATATTGTGATGAGAAACCGTTGGACATTAAAAAATCTTTAAATATAGCACAAAATTTTTATCATGGCGAGAGCGATAATCTAAAATATGGAAGAGTTCTTGCTTTGGACGATTTAGAGATTAAAGAAGATGGATATTACTGGCTTGATAGCGGCAGTTTTATCTCAATTATAAATGTGGCAAACAAAGATGTAAATTATGAATTAGGCAGGATTGAATGTTAG
- the csrA gene encoding carbon storage regulator CsrA produces MLVLSRKIDESIIIGDDITIKIISVEKGVVKLGIDAPKNVSIIRNELLEDVKNANIAASKEIKLDDLTLLSTIIKK; encoded by the coding sequence ATGTTAGTATTATCCAGAAAAATAGATGAATCAATTATTATCGGAGACGATATCACGATAAAAATTATATCCGTTGAAAAAGGGGTTGTAAAGTTAGGTATTGATGCGCCTAAAAATGTATCTATTATCAGAAATGAACTGCTTGAAGATGTGAAAAATGCCAATATAGCAGCTTCTAAAGAGATAAAGCTGGATGATTTAACTCTGCTTAGCACTATTATTAAAAAATAA
- a CDS encoding 4-(cytidine 5'-diphospho)-2-C-methyl-D-erythritol kinase, with protein sequence MKLYKAYAKVNIFLKITGMRGNYHEIISRFMRVDTLYDELSFDAKSSSDDFEIIGEFSCSTKQNTIYKAYEALLEFLDDASASQLKNLMSRYAVYVKKNIPAFAGLGGGSSDAATFLKMCNEVLHLGLNKNELALVGVKVGADVPFFIYGYDSANVSGIGEIVEEFKENLLDIEIFTPKIEISTPKVYTSYRENFYNPIDGFETDKLKKTSSLDILKNMSADEANDLFKPALAEYKELKNYYKEEYYFSGSGSSFFRVKDA encoded by the coding sequence ATGAAGCTCTACAAAGCTTATGCAAAAGTAAATATTTTTTTAAAAATCACGGGCATGCGCGGTAATTATCACGAAATAATCTCTAGGTTTATGAGAGTAGATACTCTTTATGATGAACTCTCGTTTGATGCCAAGAGCAGCAGTGATGATTTTGAAATCATCGGCGAGTTCTCGTGCAGTACGAAACAAAACACTATATATAAAGCATACGAGGCACTTTTAGAATTTTTAGATGATGCTTCAGCCTCTCAGCTCAAAAATTTGATGAGCAGATATGCCGTGTATGTAAAGAAAAATATTCCTGCATTTGCAGGTTTAGGCGGGGGAAGCAGTGACGCGGCAACATTTTTAAAAATGTGCAACGAAGTTCTTCATCTTGGACTTAACAAAAATGAGTTGGCATTAGTAGGAGTCAAAGTCGGTGCTGATGTTCCGTTTTTTATTTACGGATATGACAGTGCAAATGTCAGCGGAATAGGCGAGATTGTCGAAGAGTTCAAGGAAAATCTGCTTGATATTGAGATTTTTACGCCAAAAATAGAAATAAGCACACCAAAAGTTTACACAAGTTATAGAGAAAATTTTTACAATCCCATAGATGGTTTTGAAACAGATAAGCTGAAAAAAACATCATCATTGGATATACTGAAAAATATGAGCGCGGATGAGGCAAACGACCTATTTAAACCGGCACTTGCCGAATATAAAGAGCTAAAAAATTATTATAAAGAGGAATACTATTTCAGCGGCAGCGGAAGCAGTTTTTTTAGAGTTAAAGACGCTTAA
- the dinD gene encoding DNA damage-inducible protein D, with amino-acid sequence MKNITSHQSHQTFEDIKQLDSNGVEFWYARALAKVLEYSDFRNFIKVIDKAKEACANSGFEVADHIVEVNEEIEHGKGAKSSYPSFALSRYACYLIVQNADPSKRVVANGQTYFALQTRRAELQDDEKFAQLKEEEKRLFLRNELKEHNKQLVEAAFNAGVESNLDFAIFQNHGYKGLYGGLDAKDIHAKKGLKKSQKILDHMGSTELAANLFRATQAEEKLKRDNIKGKANANQTHHEVGKKIRQTIKELGGEMPEDLPSLEKSVKSIEKEQAKLEKK; translated from the coding sequence ATGAAAAATATAACATCGCATCAAAGTCATCAAACATTTGAAGATATAAAACAGCTAGATAGTAACGGTGTAGAATTTTGGTACGCACGAGCACTTGCAAAGGTGCTTGAATACAGTGATTTTAGAAACTTTATAAAGGTAATTGACAAAGCAAAAGAAGCTTGTGCAAATAGCGGTTTTGAAGTAGCTGATCACATCGTTGAAGTCAACGAGGAGATAGAACACGGAAAGGGTGCAAAAAGCAGTTATCCATCTTTTGCACTCTCAAGATATGCTTGTTACTTGATTGTACAAAATGCAGACCCTAGCAAGAGAGTTGTTGCTAACGGACAAACCTATTTTGCACTTCAAACAAGAAGAGCGGAACTCCAAGATGATGAAAAGTTTGCACAATTAAAAGAGGAAGAAAAAAGATTATTTTTAAGAAATGAGTTAAAAGAGCATAATAAACAACTAGTAGAAGCTGCTTTTAATGCAGGAGTAGAGTCAAATCTTGATTTTGCAATATTTCAAAATCATGGGTACAAAGGTTTGTACGGTGGGCTTGATGCCAAAGATATTCATGCAAAAAAAGGACTTAAAAAGTCTCAAAAGATTTTAGACCACATGGGAAGTACAGAATTAGCCGCTAATCTTTTTCGTGCGACGCAAGCGGAAGAAAAACTCAAACGAGACAATATCAAAGGTAAAGCAAATGCCAACCAAACACACCATGAAGTGGGTAAAAAAATAAGGCAAACAATCAAAGAGTTAGGCGGAGAAATGCCCGAGGATTTGCCAAGCCTAGAAAAAAGTGTGAAAAGTATAGAAAAAGAGCAGGCAAAATTGGAAAAGAAATAA
- the smpB gene encoding SsrA-binding protein SmpB, giving the protein MGETIAKNKKAYFDYFLEEKFEAGLVLKGSEIKAIRAGRVNLKDSFIRFVQGEAFLFNAHIGRLETTHHFYAHEERGSRKLLLHKKQIAKMVKAVEKDGFTVVPLQLYFNDRNIVKIQIAIAKGKQLHDKRNDLKEKDMKRDMERSMKDY; this is encoded by the coding sequence ATGGGTGAGACGATAGCAAAAAATAAAAAAGCCTATTTTGATTACTTTTTAGAAGAGAAGTTTGAGGCAGGCTTGGTTCTTAAGGGAAGCGAAATAAAAGCTATAAGAGCCGGACGAGTCAATTTAAAAGATAGTTTTATTCGTTTTGTACAAGGTGAAGCATTTCTCTTTAATGCCCATATAGGCAGGCTTGAGACGACTCATCACTTTTACGCACATGAAGAGAGAGGAAGCAGAAAACTTCTTTTGCATAAAAAGCAGATAGCAAAAATGGTAAAAGCAGTTGAAAAAGATGGTTTTACCGTAGTTCCCTTGCAGCTCTATTTTAATGATAGAAATATCGTAAAAATCCAGATTGCCATAGCAAAAGGTAAACAGCTTCACGACAAGAGGAATGACCTTAAAGAAAAAGATATGAAACGCGATATGGAGCGTTCTATGAAAGATTACTAA
- a CDS encoding tetratricopeptide repeat protein: MTLFQIIMLAASAFFAFKVYEHIQALQDIEPKSSDSSPSSFDPEALVQRADEAFDGGDLQKALALLIEANAKESQGSDVLFKMGYILQQLGDNSEALRYYKEALEKDKENEYIHNSIASVYRAQKEFVSAKMHLSASIGINDKNALTYYNYGNLLVDMKHLDEAKAMYKKAIELNSDFKEAKDELEKLA, encoded by the coding sequence ATGACACTATTTCAAATAATTATGCTGGCTGCTTCGGCATTTTTCGCATTTAAAGTTTATGAACATATCCAAGCATTACAAGACATAGAACCAAAAAGCAGTGATTCATCGCCCTCTTCATTTGATCCCGAAGCATTGGTGCAAAGAGCAGATGAAGCATTTGATGGCGGTGACTTGCAAAAAGCATTGGCGCTGTTAATTGAGGCAAATGCAAAGGAGTCTCAAGGTTCAGATGTTTTATTTAAAATGGGTTACATTTTGCAACAACTCGGTGACAACAGCGAGGCTCTTAGATACTATAAAGAGGCTCTTGAGAAGGATAAAGAGAATGAGTATATCCATAACTCTATAGCAAGCGTTTATAGAGCCCAAAAAGAGTTCGTATCGGCTAAAATGCATTTAAGCGCATCTATTGGCATAAATGATAAAAATGCCCTAACATACTATAACTATGGAAATCTTTTGGTTGATATGAAACATTTGGATGAAGCGAAAGCGATGTACAAAAAAGCAATAGAGCTAAATAGCGATTTTAAAGAAGCAAAAGATGAGCTTGAAAAGCTTGCTTAA
- a CDS encoding Nif3-like dinuclear metal center hexameric protein yields MKISEIYAFLNNLSPFELQESWDNSGLLIGDFGQDIQKIVLSIDVDDMLIDSMEENTLLITHHPLIFGGLKQLEFSKYPANLIRKMIQKNISNISMHTNFDQTHLNEYVATEVLGYKIAQKDGFVIYFDLDEDFDIFASNVATAFSLTHTKCVKSSKRVKRAALTTGSGCSLIKSIKADCFLTGDIKYHDAMEAKGINLSLIDIGHFESERFFAEILLKHLKNLGLEAIISSSKNPFTYI; encoded by the coding sequence ATGAAAATATCGGAGATATACGCATTTTTAAATAACCTTTCGCCTTTTGAGCTTCAAGAGTCTTGGGATAACTCAGGATTATTGATTGGAGATTTTGGGCAAGATATACAAAAAATAGTCTTAAGCATAGATGTAGACGATATGTTAATAGACTCAATGGAAGAGAACACTCTTCTCATAACGCATCATCCGCTTATTTTCGGAGGGCTTAAACAGCTGGAGTTTAGTAAATATCCCGCAAATTTGATTCGTAAAATGATACAAAAAAATATCTCAAATATCTCAATGCACACAAACTTTGACCAAACGCATCTAAACGAATATGTGGCAACAGAGGTTTTAGGATATAAAATCGCACAAAAAGATGGCTTTGTCATCTATTTTGATTTAGATGAAGATTTTGATATTTTTGCGTCAAATGTTGCTACTGCTTTTTCGCTCACGCATACAAAATGCGTAAAAAGTTCTAAAAGAGTAAAAAGAGCAGCATTAACAACCGGTTCAGGATGCTCTTTGATTAAATCTATAAAAGCAGATTGTTTTTTAACCGGAGATATAAAATATCACGATGCTATGGAGGCAAAAGGTATAAATTTATCGTTAATTGATATAGGACATTTTGAGAGTGAACGATTTTTTGCAGAGATTTTGCTTAAACATTTGAAAAATTTAGGTTTAGAAGCTATAATTTCGTCATCAAAAAACCCTTTTACTTATATTTAA
- a CDS encoding zinc ribbon domain-containing protein, translated as MNLHLKQLIDLSHVDKEIDAFEPQIEEANYKLEAALAKKQSIDSDIENLTKEIRDEEIKKKKNELHLGELSQKLEDNSKKSGEIKTEREMKSLQLEEEIAKEQVNFANEEIERLERIVELKTQQVEAAKKSLEEIEANLVSIKAEVDQKLEVINNSCQEVFLKKEKLISEMNQKGLAFYQKIRRWAKNTTVVPVEEQACMGCHMVISDKIYADVIKAEEITTCPHCGRILYMETDKE; from the coding sequence ATGAACTTACATCTAAAACAGCTAATTGACCTATCGCATGTAGATAAAGAGATAGATGCTTTTGAACCGCAAATAGAGGAAGCCAACTACAAACTTGAAGCAGCCCTTGCAAAAAAACAGAGTATCGATTCGGATATTGAAAACTTAACCAAAGAGATTAGGGATGAAGAGATTAAAAAGAAGAAAAATGAGCTTCATCTTGGAGAACTTTCTCAAAAATTAGAAGATAATTCTAAAAAAAGCGGTGAAATTAAAACAGAACGCGAAATGAAATCACTTCAACTTGAAGAAGAGATTGCAAAAGAGCAAGTAAATTTTGCAAACGAAGAGATTGAAAGACTTGAGAGAATTGTTGAGTTAAAAACTCAGCAAGTTGAAGCTGCAAAAAAATCTCTAGAAGAGATAGAAGCAAATTTAGTATCCATAAAAGCTGAAGTAGATCAAAAACTTGAAGTTATAAACAACTCTTGTCAAGAAGTTTTTTTGAAAAAAGAGAAGCTAATTTCTGAAATGAATCAAAAGGGTCTTGCGTTTTATCAAAAAATTCGCAGATGGGCTAAAAATACAACTGTCGTACCGGTTGAGGAACAAGCTTGTATGGGTTGTCATATGGTTATCAGCGATAAAATATATGCAGATGTTATAAAAGCTGAAGAGATTACGACTTGTCCACACTGCGGGCGTATTCTCTATATGGAAACTGACAAAGAATAG